A DNA window from Porphyromonas gingivalis ATCC 33277 contains the following coding sequences:
- a CDS encoding phosphatidylserine decarboxylase family protein, translated as MKVHKESTGLLVSMATLFTGICLSLFYFLGASIVSYLVMIIAIFLYLLTINFFRCPKRHSPFANDDRAVVAPADGKIVAIEEVSENEILHERCIQVSIFMSIFNVHANWFPCEGKVTHVSHKNGHFIAAYLPKSSTDNERSAIVIKTEKGARILARQIAGALARRIVTYAEVGDICSVDAHMGFIKFGSRVDVYLPLGSQVEVKMDQKTVGNQTLIARLPE; from the coding sequence ATGAAGGTTCATAAAGAGAGCACCGGACTTTTAGTATCCATGGCAACCCTCTTCACGGGGATATGCTTAAGCCTGTTTTATTTTCTCGGGGCTTCTATTGTATCCTATTTGGTAATGATCATTGCCATTTTCCTCTATCTGCTTACGATCAACTTTTTTCGTTGTCCTAAGAGACACAGCCCCTTTGCCAATGACGACCGTGCCGTTGTAGCACCTGCCGATGGCAAGATCGTAGCCATCGAAGAAGTATCCGAAAATGAAATACTCCATGAACGCTGTATTCAGGTGTCGATTTTTATGTCGATTTTCAATGTTCATGCCAATTGGTTTCCCTGCGAAGGCAAGGTTACGCACGTATCTCACAAGAACGGTCATTTTATCGCAGCCTACCTCCCTAAGAGTAGTACCGACAACGAGCGTTCGGCTATCGTTATCAAAACCGAAAAAGGTGCTCGTATACTGGCGCGCCAGATTGCAGGGGCTTTGGCTCGCCGTATCGTTACCTATGCAGAGGTAGGGGATATATGCTCCGTAGATGCCCATATGGGTTTTATCAAGTTTGGCTCACGAGTAGATGTTTACTTGCCCCTCGGCTCTCAGGTAGAGGTTAAGATGGATCAGAAGACTGTCGGCAATCAAACGCTAATAGCCCGACTGCCCGAGTAG
- a CDS encoding restriction endonuclease codes for MIPDFQTLMLPLLKCVSDGQEHKYRDIIEHLAAEFEVTDEERKELLASGSQAVFNNRVGWARTYLKKAGLLDSPKRAILIISDLGREILSKNPPKIDTKYLRRFPAFIEFQNGYRNDGETEEESITEEIHEQTPEEVLDKAYQRIRKSLASELLNKVIDLSPAFFERLVVELLVKMGYGGSIKDAGKALGKSGDEGIDGTIKEDKLGLDIIYIQAKRWRPGNVVGRPELQKFVGALAGQGAKKGIFITTSNFTKEALTYTPRNETKIVLIDGEQLTQLMIDYNLGCTTQQTYELKKLDSDYFGEE; via the coding sequence ATGATACCAGATTTCCAAACCCTGATGCTTCCATTGCTGAAATGTGTTTCAGATGGACAAGAGCACAAATACAGAGATATTATCGAACATTTGGCAGCCGAATTTGAGGTCACGGACGAAGAACGCAAGGAACTCTTAGCAAGTGGCTCCCAAGCTGTTTTTAACAATCGCGTTGGCTGGGCAAGAACATATCTAAAAAAAGCTGGTCTTCTTGATTCGCCTAAACGAGCGATTCTTATAATTTCTGACCTTGGCAGAGAGATACTTTCGAAGAATCCCCCAAAAATAGACACAAAATACCTAAGACGGTTTCCGGCGTTTATAGAATTTCAGAACGGTTATCGAAATGACGGCGAAACAGAAGAAGAGTCCATAACAGAAGAAATACACGAACAAACACCTGAAGAGGTCCTTGACAAAGCATATCAAAGAATCAGAAAATCATTGGCTTCCGAATTACTTAATAAAGTCATTGACCTTTCACCTGCTTTTTTTGAGAGGCTTGTTGTCGAATTATTAGTCAAAATGGGATATGGAGGTTCTATCAAGGATGCCGGTAAAGCATTAGGCAAAAGTGGAGACGAGGGAATTGACGGAACAATAAAAGAAGATAAACTGGGACTTGATATTATTTATATCCAAGCCAAGCGCTGGAGGCCTGGGAATGTGGTAGGAAGACCTGAGCTTCAAAAGTTTGTTGGAGCACTCGCTGGACAAGGTGCCAAAAAAGGGATCTTTATAACAACTTCAAATTTTACAAAGGAAGCATTAACTTATACACCCAGGAATGAGACTAAAATTGTATTGATAGATGGGGAACAACTAACTCAATTAATGATCGATTACAACCTTGGATGCACTACACAACAGACTTATGAGTTGAAAAAGCTCGATAGTGACTATTTTGGAGAAGAATAA
- a CDS encoding S-adenosylmethionine:tRNA ribosyltransferase-isomerase: MITTTDISIADYDYPLPEERIAKHALPQRDACKLLVYDKGEIKDAVFSRLSEVLPSGSMLVRNNTRVIRARLLFHKSTGATIEVFCLEPVSPAQYELSLTARGSCVWHCMVGNAKRWRSGDLQMEIPSPQGGSILLTASHDPAADGCIRFSWENDHYTFGEILEMAGILPIPPYLNRDTEEEDLETYQTVYAKNQGSVAAPTAGLHFTEEEFERLRAQGTPVIDVTLHVGAGTFRPVKSETIGEHRMHRELIVIERSSLEALRDWQGRIVAVGTTSVRTLESLYWLGRSLSTASHTSQESLKVNQWEAYENEDAALSRSEAIRIILAWMDEQGVETLIFPTKILIAPGYRYRMVDAMITNFHQPRSTLLLLVSAFIGEDWKAVYHHALESGYRFLSYGDGSLLIP, translated from the coding sequence ATGATTACGACCACGGATATTTCCATTGCCGACTACGACTATCCATTGCCCGAAGAACGAATTGCCAAACATGCTTTGCCACAGCGCGATGCCTGTAAATTGCTCGTTTATGACAAGGGTGAGATAAAGGATGCCGTATTCTCCCGATTATCGGAAGTACTGCCATCGGGCAGTATGCTGGTCAGGAATAATACCCGTGTCATTCGTGCCCGTTTGCTTTTTCACAAGTCCACGGGAGCGACCATCGAGGTATTCTGTCTCGAACCTGTCAGCCCTGCACAGTACGAACTCTCGCTAACAGCTCGTGGCTCCTGTGTCTGGCACTGTATGGTAGGCAATGCCAAAAGATGGCGGTCGGGCGACTTGCAGATGGAGATTCCTTCTCCGCAAGGAGGTAGCATCTTATTGACAGCTTCTCACGATCCTGCGGCAGATGGATGCATCCGTTTCAGCTGGGAAAACGATCACTACACCTTTGGCGAAATCCTTGAAATGGCCGGCATCCTCCCTATTCCCCCCTATCTCAATCGGGATACCGAAGAGGAAGACTTGGAAACCTACCAAACCGTCTATGCCAAAAATCAGGGTTCGGTGGCAGCACCTACGGCCGGGTTGCATTTCACGGAGGAGGAGTTCGAACGGCTGAGAGCACAGGGTACTCCGGTTATCGATGTTACCCTGCATGTCGGAGCCGGCACTTTCCGTCCCGTCAAAAGCGAGACTATCGGTGAACACCGGATGCACCGCGAGCTGATAGTCATCGAACGTTCATCGCTGGAAGCCCTGCGTGATTGGCAGGGTCGTATCGTTGCCGTTGGGACGACCTCCGTACGAACACTCGAAAGTCTCTATTGGCTGGGGAGAAGCCTCTCCACCGCTTCGCATACATCGCAAGAATCCTTAAAAGTCAATCAGTGGGAAGCCTATGAGAATGAAGATGCGGCCCTGTCTCGTAGTGAAGCCATCCGCATAATACTTGCTTGGATGGACGAGCAAGGAGTCGAAACGCTGATTTTTCCGACCAAGATTCTGATTGCTCCGGGCTATCGCTATCGGATGGTCGATGCCATGATTACCAATTTTCATCAACCGCGCAGTACCCTCTTGCTGCTTGTCTCGGCTTTTATCGGAGAGGATTGGAAGGCTGTTTACCACCATGCCCTCGAATCGGGCTATCGCTTCCTGAGCTATGGCGATGGTTCATTGCTGATCCCCTAA
- a CDS encoding phosphoribosylaminoimidazolesuccinocarboxamide synthase — MKETLARTDFRLPGQKAVYHGKVRDVYTLENDLLVMIATDRISAFDVVLPAGIPYKGQVLNQIAAHYLDATRDIVPNWKIATPDPMVTIGHRCEPFKVEMVIRGYITGSAWRAYAAGERVLCGLPLPEGMRENQRFEHPIITPTTKADEGHDENISREEIIAQGLVSKEDYEQIERYTYALFERGTQMAAEKGLILVDTKYEFGKKDGKIYLIDEIHTPDSSRYFYAEGYQERFERGEAQKQLSKEFVRQWLIENGFQGKPGQQIPEMTEAYCDSVSERYIELYERVVGKPFEKADLSNLAERIEKNITEYLR, encoded by the coding sequence ATGAAAGAAACATTAGCTCGTACCGACTTCAGACTGCCGGGACAGAAAGCCGTATATCACGGCAAGGTGCGCGACGTATACACGTTGGAGAATGATCTTCTGGTCATGATAGCCACGGATCGCATATCGGCTTTCGACGTAGTCCTTCCGGCCGGTATCCCTTACAAGGGTCAGGTACTCAATCAGATAGCGGCACACTACCTCGATGCCACTCGCGATATAGTTCCGAACTGGAAGATAGCTACGCCCGACCCGATGGTTACTATCGGACACCGTTGCGAACCGTTCAAGGTCGAGATGGTCATCCGCGGCTACATCACAGGAAGTGCATGGCGTGCCTATGCTGCCGGCGAGCGAGTGCTTTGCGGTCTGCCTCTTCCCGAGGGCATGCGCGAAAATCAGCGTTTCGAACATCCCATTATCACCCCTACGACCAAGGCCGATGAGGGTCACGATGAGAATATCTCTCGTGAGGAAATCATTGCTCAGGGACTGGTGTCGAAAGAGGACTACGAGCAGATAGAACGCTATACTTACGCACTTTTCGAGCGCGGTACTCAAATGGCTGCTGAAAAGGGGCTTATTTTGGTGGATACCAAATACGAATTCGGCAAGAAGGACGGTAAGATCTACCTGATCGACGAAATACATACGCCGGACTCTTCTCGCTACTTCTATGCCGAGGGCTATCAGGAGCGATTCGAACGGGGCGAAGCCCAGAAGCAGTTATCCAAGGAGTTTGTTCGTCAGTGGCTGATCGAGAACGGTTTCCAGGGCAAGCCCGGCCAGCAAATACCGGAAATGACGGAAGCATACTGCGACAGTGTGTCGGAGCGGTACATAGAATTGTACGAGCGAGTGGTAGGTAAGCCCTTCGAAAAGGCAGACCTGAGCAATCTGGCAGAAAGAATAGAAAAGAACATAACGGAGTATCTGCGTTAG
- the pssA gene encoding CDP-diacylglycerol--serine O-phosphatidyltransferase: MNIHRHIPNAITCLNLLAGCAAIIAAVEYHDLAVAAGFIILAAVFDFFDGMAARILNAKSSIGADLDSLADVVSFGVAPTMCLYMALAAVVEPSYRFAAYGVFLLAAFAALRLAKFNNDTRQTTSFIGLPVPANALFWIAYIDLFSLDSSPVMAGLPLLVLTLVLVFLFSYLMISELPMLALKIRSLSWRGNEWRYTLVIASALFVAVWGIGGFSPAIVLYLLMAIVAKRTGREQK, from the coding sequence ATGAATATCCATCGACATATTCCCAATGCCATCACATGCCTCAATCTGCTTGCAGGTTGTGCAGCTATAATCGCAGCCGTTGAGTACCACGATCTCGCTGTGGCTGCGGGATTTATTATTTTGGCTGCCGTATTCGACTTCTTCGATGGAATGGCTGCAAGGATTCTGAATGCGAAGTCATCTATCGGAGCCGATCTGGATTCATTGGCTGATGTGGTCAGTTTCGGCGTGGCTCCTACCATGTGTTTGTATATGGCTTTGGCTGCTGTAGTGGAGCCTTCGTATCGCTTTGCCGCTTATGGAGTGTTTCTTTTGGCTGCATTTGCCGCCTTGCGTTTGGCCAAATTCAACAACGACACACGTCAGACTACCTCCTTTATCGGCCTACCGGTTCCGGCCAATGCCCTCTTTTGGATCGCATACATAGACCTTTTTTCTTTGGATAGCAGTCCGGTAATGGCCGGATTGCCCTTGTTGGTGCTCACTCTTGTGCTCGTTTTTCTCTTCTCCTATTTGATGATCAGCGAACTCCCTATGCTCGCCCTGAAGATTCGGTCGCTGTCGTGGCGAGGCAATGAATGGCGATATACACTGGTCATCGCTTCGGCTCTGTTCGTAGCAGTCTGGGGAATAGGCGGATTTTCGCCGGCTATCGTACTGTATCTGCTGATGGCTATCGTAGCCAAGCGTACAGGCCGCGAGCAGAAGTGA
- a CDS encoding PhoH family protein, which yields MLITERIYVLEDVDVQAFLGVNNSNLMLLRTLFPKLRLVAHHNVLKIMGDSRETDRFLEVLEPMVAYCREYNLLPEDVILRIAQGAKLPADDVPKHLILHGTGGKSIIARGDNQQKLVEAFEANDLVFAIGPAGTGKTFVAISLAVRALKSKQVRRIILSRPAVEAGEKLGFLPGEMKDKLDPYLQPLYDALEEMIPAVKLKEYIENNIIQIAPLAYMRGRTLNDAVVILDEAQNTTELQMKMFLTRLGANAKMIVTGDITQTDLPRGVHSGLRQALTILQGTRGIGYIAFQRADIVRHPLVQRVVDAYDRYDAERKKEAEAAAFAAQTI from the coding sequence ATGCTGATTACAGAGAGAATTTACGTATTGGAAGATGTCGATGTACAGGCTTTCCTCGGTGTAAATAACAGCAATCTCATGCTCTTGCGCACTCTCTTCCCGAAGTTGCGCCTGGTGGCACACCATAATGTGCTCAAGATTATGGGCGATTCGCGCGAGACGGATCGTTTCCTGGAAGTTTTGGAGCCGATGGTGGCGTATTGCCGTGAGTACAACCTCCTGCCCGAAGATGTGATCCTGCGCATTGCACAGGGTGCCAAGCTGCCCGCTGACGATGTCCCTAAACATCTTATCCTGCATGGAACGGGAGGCAAGAGCATCATTGCCAGAGGTGATAATCAGCAGAAACTTGTGGAGGCTTTCGAGGCCAATGACCTCGTTTTTGCCATCGGCCCTGCCGGAACGGGCAAGACCTTCGTAGCCATCAGTCTGGCTGTCCGTGCCTTGAAAAGCAAGCAGGTGCGCCGTATCATTCTCTCACGTCCTGCCGTGGAAGCCGGCGAGAAGCTGGGATTTCTGCCCGGTGAGATGAAAGATAAGCTCGATCCCTACTTGCAGCCTCTGTATGATGCGCTGGAGGAGATGATCCCTGCCGTGAAGCTAAAAGAGTACATCGAAAACAACATCATCCAGATAGCACCATTGGCCTACATGAGAGGACGTACGCTCAACGATGCCGTGGTCATTCTGGACGAAGCTCAGAATACGACCGAGTTGCAGATGAAAATGTTCCTGACCCGCCTTGGTGCCAATGCCAAGATGATCGTCACCGGCGACATTACGCAGACCGATCTTCCCAGAGGTGTGCACTCCGGTCTGCGTCAGGCTCTGACTATCCTCCAAGGAACGAGAGGGATAGGCTATATTGCATTCCAACGCGCTGATATAGTACGCCATCCGCTCGTACAGCGTGTGGTGGATGCCTACGACCGGTACGATGCCGAACGGAAAAAGGAGGCCGAAGCCGCAGCTTTCGCTGCGCAAACCATATAG
- the ubiE gene encoding bifunctional demethylmenaquinone methyltransferase/2-methoxy-6-polyprenyl-1,4-benzoquinol methylase UbiE produces the protein MQSPEKITPYDTECPKNEQVEAMFNHIAGHYDRLNHLFSWGMDRVWRQKAIRMIEPFAPHTVLDVATGTGDLAIEICRHIPSVKQVTGVDLSLEMMRIGEQKVRSENLDNRITFMQKDCLDLPFADHSFDAVTVAFGLRNFQNIKLGLEEMYRVLNEGAPLMILELSRPVSFPWKQGYNFYASHVIPVVGRFLSQDAEAYTYLPESIAAMPQREELADLMLSVGFREAYYRSLSLEVATVYMGLK, from the coding sequence ATGCAAAGTCCTGAAAAAATAACCCCCTATGACACCGAATGCCCCAAGAATGAGCAGGTAGAGGCCATGTTCAATCATATCGCCGGACATTACGATCGTCTCAATCACCTCTTTTCATGGGGAATGGATCGTGTATGGCGGCAGAAGGCTATCCGTATGATCGAGCCTTTCGCTCCACATACAGTGCTGGATGTGGCTACCGGAACGGGTGATTTAGCCATCGAAATATGCAGGCATATCCCTTCAGTCAAGCAGGTGACGGGTGTAGATCTTTCGTTGGAAATGATGAGGATAGGGGAGCAGAAAGTACGTTCGGAGAATTTGGACAATCGGATTACGTTCATGCAGAAAGATTGTCTCGATCTTCCTTTCGCAGATCATAGTTTCGATGCAGTTACAGTGGCTTTCGGCTTGCGCAACTTTCAGAATATCAAACTCGGTCTGGAGGAAATGTATCGTGTGCTCAATGAGGGTGCTCCTCTGATGATACTGGAGCTTTCCCGTCCGGTGAGTTTCCCCTGGAAGCAGGGCTACAACTTCTATGCTTCGCATGTGATACCGGTTGTCGGTCGTTTCCTCTCACAGGATGCGGAAGCCTATACCTATCTTCCCGAATCGATAGCAGCCATGCCTCAACGGGAAGAACTGGCGGACCTGATGCTCTCTGTCGGATTTCGGGAGGCGTATTATCGTAGCCTTTCGTTGGAGGTGGCAACCGTTTATATGGGACTGAAATGA
- a CDS encoding shikimate dehydrogenase family protein: protein MKKYGLIGYPLAHSLSAEFFNAKFKTEGINAVYELFLLESLSQLKSLLSLHPSLQGFNVTSPYKVEVMRYLDRIDEEAELTGAVNTIRVERARFRRPHLVGYNTDVKGFADSLELIRKPWHTQALVLGSGGAALAVMRALKKMGIVHRQVSRTPSAPGVYAYSDLTPEIIERHKLIVNATPVGMYPHIDQCPSIPFEGIGAEHLCYDLIYNPQETIFMHRAQAQGASVQNGLEMLLIQALCSWRIWNER, encoded by the coding sequence ATGAAAAAGTACGGTCTGATCGGCTATCCACTGGCTCATTCGCTGTCTGCCGAATTCTTCAACGCCAAATTCAAGACGGAGGGAATCAATGCCGTCTACGAACTTTTCCTTCTGGAGTCGCTTTCCCAACTGAAGAGTCTGCTTTCGCTCCATCCCTCTCTTCAGGGGTTCAATGTGACATCGCCGTACAAAGTGGAGGTGATGCGCTATCTGGATCGGATAGACGAGGAAGCGGAATTGACCGGAGCCGTCAATACGATTCGGGTAGAACGTGCGCGCTTTCGTCGTCCCCATCTCGTCGGTTATAATACCGATGTGAAAGGCTTTGCCGATAGCCTGGAGCTGATCCGAAAGCCGTGGCATACGCAAGCTCTCGTCTTGGGATCGGGTGGGGCAGCACTGGCTGTGATGCGCGCTCTGAAGAAGATGGGAATAGTACATCGGCAGGTCAGTCGCACACCTTCGGCTCCCGGTGTGTATGCATATTCGGATCTGACGCCGGAGATTATCGAACGGCACAAGCTGATCGTCAATGCCACTCCGGTGGGTATGTATCCACATATAGACCAATGTCCGTCTATTCCGTTCGAGGGTATAGGTGCAGAGCATCTCTGTTATGATCTGATCTATAATCCGCAGGAAACGATCTTCATGCATCGCGCTCAAGCACAGGGTGCTTCTGTGCAGAACGGATTGGAGATGCTGCTCATACAGGCGTTGTGCAGTTGGCGTATCTGGAACGAACGATAG
- a CDS encoding GH92 family glycosyl hydrolase: MLTIRNFLLYCCLSLIAFAADAQSSVSSGRRLTEYVNPFIGTANYGTTNPGAVLPNGLMSVTPFNVSGSTENRFDKDSRWWSAPYSADNSYCIGFSHVNLSGVGCPELSGILLMATSGTFDPDYCHYGSSLSREYARPGEYKAVLDKYGIDAAVTVTERTALTEFAFPEGESHILLNLGQALSNESGACVRFLNDSTVVGSKLMGTFCYNPQAVFRQYFVLQVSRRPISAGYWKKQPPMTVEAQWDSTAGKYKQYDGYKREMSGDDIGVRFSFNCDQGEKIYVRSAVSFVSEANALYNLEAEQEEVFKSVGGNPAKAFSAIRSRAIERWEEALGTVEVEGGTPDEKTIFYTALYHLLIHPNILQDANGEYPMMGSGKTGNTAHDRYTVFSLWDTYRNVHPLLCLLYPEKQLDMVRTLIDMYRESGWLPRWELYGQETLTMEGDPSLIVINDTWQRGLRAFDTATAYEAMKKNASSAGATHPIRPDNDDYLTLGFVPLREQYDNSVSHALEYYLADWNLSRFAHALGHKEDAALFGKRSLGYRHYYNKEYGMLRPLLPDGSFLTPFDPKQGENFEPNPGFHEGSAYNYAFFVPHDIQGLARLMGGAKVFSERLQKVFDEGYYDPTNEPDIAYPYLFSYFPKEAWRTQKLTRELIDKHFRNAPDGLPGNDDAGTMSAWLVYSMLGFYPDCPGSPTYTLTSPVFPRVRIQLNPQYYPQGELVITTNTENQPTDSIYIHTVSFGNKTLPHGTRHISHADLVRCGHLRYELSNRLR; the protein is encoded by the coding sequence ATGCTGACGATCCGAAACTTCCTCCTCTATTGTTGTCTGTCGCTGATAGCGTTCGCTGCCGATGCACAAAGCTCTGTCTCTTCGGGTAGACGACTGACAGAATATGTCAATCCCTTTATCGGAACGGCCAATTACGGTACCACGAATCCGGGAGCAGTATTGCCCAATGGGTTGATGAGCGTTACCCCTTTCAATGTCAGCGGATCGACAGAGAATCGCTTCGACAAAGATTCGCGTTGGTGGAGTGCGCCTTATTCGGCCGACAATAGTTACTGCATCGGTTTCAGCCATGTGAATCTGAGTGGAGTAGGCTGTCCCGAACTGAGTGGAATACTGCTGATGGCCACTTCCGGCACATTCGATCCTGACTACTGCCACTACGGCTCTTCGCTCAGTCGAGAATATGCGCGCCCGGGAGAATACAAGGCTGTATTGGACAAATACGGTATAGATGCAGCCGTGACCGTAACCGAGCGGACTGCTTTGACCGAATTTGCTTTTCCCGAAGGAGAAAGCCATATCTTGCTGAACCTGGGACAGGCCCTAAGCAATGAATCGGGAGCCTGCGTTCGATTCTTAAACGACTCCACAGTCGTCGGCAGCAAGCTGATGGGGACGTTCTGCTACAATCCGCAGGCGGTTTTTCGTCAGTATTTTGTGCTTCAGGTAAGTCGGCGACCGATCTCTGCCGGCTATTGGAAGAAGCAGCCTCCTATGACGGTGGAAGCCCAATGGGATTCGACTGCAGGGAAATATAAGCAGTACGACGGCTACAAGCGTGAGATGAGCGGTGATGACATCGGTGTCCGATTCTCGTTCAACTGCGATCAGGGGGAAAAGATCTATGTACGATCGGCCGTTTCATTCGTCAGCGAAGCCAATGCACTCTATAATCTGGAAGCGGAGCAAGAAGAGGTGTTCAAAAGCGTCGGAGGGAATCCGGCCAAGGCTTTCTCCGCTATACGCTCTCGCGCTATAGAGCGTTGGGAGGAAGCTCTCGGTACGGTGGAAGTGGAAGGAGGCACACCGGATGAAAAGACGATATTCTATACCGCACTCTATCACCTGCTGATACATCCGAATATCCTACAAGATGCCAATGGAGAATATCCTATGATGGGCAGTGGCAAAACGGGTAATACGGCTCACGACCGCTACACCGTGTTCTCTCTTTGGGACACCTACCGCAACGTACATCCGCTGCTCTGCCTCCTCTATCCGGAGAAGCAGTTGGATATGGTACGGACACTGATCGACATGTACCGAGAGAGCGGATGGCTGCCGAGATGGGAGCTGTACGGACAGGAGACCCTGACGATGGAGGGCGACCCCTCGCTTATCGTCATCAATGACACTTGGCAAAGGGGCCTTCGTGCTTTCGATACGGCAACGGCCTATGAAGCCATGAAAAAAAATGCTTCTTCGGCAGGAGCGACCCATCCGATCCGTCCCGACAACGACGACTATCTCACCCTCGGCTTCGTACCGCTTCGCGAACAGTACGACAATTCCGTATCGCATGCGCTGGAATACTATCTGGCCGACTGGAATCTGTCCCGGTTTGCCCACGCACTTGGGCATAAAGAAGACGCAGCTCTATTCGGAAAACGTTCGTTGGGCTACAGACACTATTATAATAAGGAGTATGGTATGCTGCGTCCATTGCTGCCGGATGGATCATTCCTCACTCCTTTCGATCCCAAACAGGGTGAAAACTTCGAGCCTAATCCCGGTTTCCACGAGGGTAGTGCTTATAACTATGCCTTTTTCGTTCCCCACGATATACAAGGGCTTGCCCGGCTGATGGGAGGAGCAAAGGTTTTTTCGGAAAGGTTGCAGAAAGTCTTCGATGAAGGATATTATGATCCGACCAACGAGCCGGACATCGCCTATCCTTACCTCTTCTCCTATTTCCCCAAGGAAGCATGGCGAACGCAGAAATTGACCCGGGAGTTGATAGACAAACATTTTCGCAATGCTCCTGACGGCTTGCCCGGTAATGACGATGCCGGTACGATGAGTGCTTGGCTTGTCTATTCCATGCTGGGATTCTACCCCGACTGTCCGGGCAGCCCCACCTATACACTGACTTCGCCGGTATTCCCCCGAGTTAGGATTCAGCTCAATCCGCAGTATTATCCTCAGGGGGAGTTGGTCATTACGACCAATACAGAGAATCAACCGACAGATTCCATTTACATCCATACGGTTTCTTTTGGCAATAAAACACTTCCGCATGGAACAAGGCATATCAGCCATGCCGATTTGGTGCGCTGCGGTCACCTCCGTTACGAACTAAGCAATCGTCTTCGATAA